A genomic region of Mustela erminea isolate mMusErm1 chromosome 12, mMusErm1.Pri, whole genome shotgun sequence contains the following coding sequences:
- the LOC116571102 gene encoding N-acetyllactosaminide alpha-1,3-galactosyltransferase-like, whose amino-acid sequence MKYGRKIIQLLLLLLFLWALHRWYHFSTKKLQQIYQCRSVDTQSKELKLSDWFSPSESMNLTTTNWSAPVVWDGTFDKEILEKYYEKHKITVGLTVFAVGRYIDHYLKKFMFSADKFFMVGHKVIIYVLIDDFSRMPWIQLSRLRSIKVFKIKREKRWQDISMMRMKAISEHIEDHIQYEVDFLFCMDVDQVFIRKYGLETLGQSVAQLHAYWYKEDPIGVPYERSKLSEAYIPFGMGDFYYHAAVFGGTPIQVLNIARECLKGIMNDKKNSIEAVWHDESHLNKYFFLHKPTKVLSPEYCWAFSKTDVPFIHNIKLYWAKKDYKNLRVTV is encoded by the exons ATGAagtatggaagaaaaataattcagttgtTATTACTTTTATTGTTTCTATGGGCTTTGCACAGATGGTATCAtttcag CACAAAGAAACTACAGCAGATATACCAGTGCCG GTCTGTGGATACTCAGTCAAAAGAATTAAAGCTATCAGACTGGTTTTCTCCCAG TGAATCCATGAACCTGACTACCACCAACTGGTCAGCTCCAGTTGTGTGGGATGGCACTTTTGATAAAGAAATATTGGAAAAGTATTATGAGAAACATAAAATTACTGTGGGATTGACTGTATTTGCTGTAGGAAG ATACATTGACCACTATTTGAAGAAATTTATGTTCTCTGCAGATAAGTTTTTCATGGTTGGCCATAAAGTCATAATTTATGTCCTGATAGATGACTTCTCCAGAATGCCTTGGATACAGCTGAGTCGCCTCCGTTCGATCAAAGTGTTTAAAATCAAGCGAGAGAAGCGATGGCAAGATATCAGTATGATGCGCATGAAGGCTATCAGTGAACACATTGAAGACCATATCCAATATGAAGTTGACTTTCTCTTCTGCATGGACGTGGATCAAGTTTTCATCAGGAAGTATGGATTGGAGACTCTGGGGCAGTCAGTAGCTCAGCTACATGCTTACTGGTACAAGGAAGACCCTATAGGAGTGCCATATGAAAGAAGTAAGTTATCAGAAGCATATATACCTTTTGGTATGGGAGATTTTTATTACCATGCTGCTGTATTTGGTGGCACGCCCATTCAAGTTCTCAATATTGCCAGGGAGTGCTTAAAAGGAATCATGAACGACAAGAAAAACAGCATTGAAGCAGTTTGGCATGATGAAAGTCACTTAAACAAGTATTTCTTTCTCCACAAACCCACTAAAGTCTTATCACCGGAATATTGCTGGGCTTTTTCTAAAACGGATGTTCCTTTTATTCACAACATCAAACTCTACTGGgctaaaaaggattataaaaatcTTAGGGTCACAGTGTAA